Genomic window (Trichomycterus rosablanca isolate fTriRos1 chromosome 16, fTriRos1.hap1, whole genome shotgun sequence):
ttttactcagtacttaatttattttagtCCTTGGGCACTCTAAATgaagaccaaaaaaaaaaaagaagaaagcaCTTTTACATTGTAACttcatgtacattttaaaattcttaatgaaCTGGTCCTACAGTTAAATCAATACTGTGTTCCTTAGATTaggtatatttattttattaatactgtAAGTCCTGATGGTTTTCATTGGCTTATAAATAAGATAAGCTGTTTTACAGTATCCTGTAGATCACAATGGCAAGATTACAAAGGTCCAGCATGTATTACAATCCTGCATGTATTACAAACGCAACTAAATGATCGAAAAGGATCTGCAAATTTTATAAAGTGACCAGTGAAAGTGTAGCATCATTCATACAACACATGACATCTACTGAATAGAAAACTGGACGGAAAATTAGTACATATGGccaaggcgctcaggtggtgcagcggtaaattgcactagcccactacctatgggatccagtgttttaattgcCTGAGGTACTATCACCCATCAGGCATCTGCATACAGATTTTATTGTCTGTATCTGAGGGAGCTAAGGCTAAGGCccagtgatggattggcatcttgtCTAAGGTGCCACTGCATTGCGCCCAATGATTCCAGGGAAACGGTGGTATTATATCCAAAGGGCACAAATATGTTTATGCCCTTCTTAAAATATTCTAAAATAAATTGTATGCCTCTAACTGTGTTCCAGTAAGACAATGCCTCTGTGCACAGCGAGGTCCTGAAAAACGTAGTTTGTTAAGTTTGGTGTCAGTGACATCTAGTGGCTGCACTGTGTACTGATCTTAACCAATTGAACATATTTGAGGTGAACTAAAACATTGATTGAGAACCAAGCCTTCTCATTCTTACAAATAATGTTTTGACTTATTCCAttaggcacactccaaaatctttttGAAAGCCCTTCTAAATGAGAAGGGACCGTTAAATCTTGCAAGATATAAATCctaatggttttgaaatggaacGTTCacataggtgtccacatacttttggccatatagtgtatgaagGTTAAGTTTAATTCGACTTGACAAGACACAGTAACTGTTGCTGacagtttgttttggttttgcaCGTCACATTGTTGCACACTTTTGTTCACATTGTTCCTAAAAATGTTGCCCTGTCAGGTAGCAGATACAGATAATGCTCCTGACGACCACATTAccagtacattaaaaataaataaatatttcatcaGTTTAAGAAGTGCTGTTTTATTTGAAATCACTGTTTCATGCACAGCGTTCAAAATAACTGCAAGTAttccaataaaataaatcataaattacAATACAAAGCTATCTCACTACCAATAGGATTCAGGTTGCAGATCCACTGTGCTGCTGTCGGCTGGCAGACATGACTGACTATGTCTGGTGGGGGTGTTATGGCATTGTGCATTATGATTCTGGGGACATTGgatccaccatgaccctgaccaggatgaaactgtggtaaaacatacaaataaaataaaattaataaatcatgAAGCCTCTCATGCACTGTTGGATATACCGAACATATTGAGTTGTCATTAATTAAGTGTATGTACTGaactggggcagttgtagcctagtggttaaggtactggactggtaatctaaaggtcgctggtttaagccctaccactgccaggttgtcactgttgggcccttgagcaaggccctcaacccttaattgcttagacagaatactgtcacagtactgtaagtcgctttggataaaagtgtctgctaaatgccgtaaactGGACGAGCACAGTTACAAATTAGGTTACACAGCTCCAGCAACCCAGGTTCTTTTCTTGCCTAAATTGCCATTAACTATCTGTCTGGATTTTTAGGTCTTTCTCTTGTGGGGTTTTTCTCTCGATTCTCTTAAACATACTAAGAGGTGAAAATAAGTGGTTCATTAAATCAGCCCCAGTAGGTGTGAATGTAAATAAGTGATTGAGTATGTGAGTCATGTGATGCACTTTAATGGACAGGCACCTGCTGTATTCCTACCTTGGACTCAGTGTTTCCAGAATAGGACCTGGACCCACCACAGTTCTGACCAGAATAATGAAGAGGAATAAAGTAATGGTGTATTAAACTGGTCTAAACTTATGTTTCCTGATCAAGCTCATTCACACTTAAAAGAAGGTTTGCTGTTGTATTGTCAGACTTtttattaaagctgcagtaggGATGTTTCTTCATCCAGTGCTCTGATGTCGATCTATATAAATTTTTACTCATGCGTATACATGACTTTTGTGTTGGAAACCCTGTTGGTATAGGTGCCATTTTATCTGATCCACAATGCTTTCAGCGTTCCTCTTTGCAGGAGCTAGTACAACAAACTGGAATCGTCTTTCCTCTTGAATTTTTAATGCTGATATGTACAACAGTGTTAAGTGATCACTTTGCAGCTTTGTCTACAAGAAATGCACAAAAACAGGTTTAGAAAAgttgtttttacataaatacagtatttattaaatGCATAATAAAGACCtggtagtgggtgggatatatcgggcagcaagtgaacattttatcatcaaagctgatgtgttagaagcaggaaaaatgggcaagagtaaggatttgagtgagtttgacaagggccaaattgtgatggctagacgactgggtcggagcGTTTCTAAAACTGCAACTCTTATAGGGTGTTTGCagactgcagtggtcagtatctatcaaaagtggtccaaggaaggaacaatggtaaaccggcgacaggctcatgggcggccaaggctcattgatgcacgtggggagcgaaggctggcctgtgtggttcgatccaacagacgaggtactgtagctcagattgctgaagaagttaatgctggttctgatagaaaggtgtcagaatacacagtgcatcacagttgcagggctgttttggcagcaaaagggggacccacacaatattaggaaggtggtcataatgttatgcctcatcgatacatcggggggggggggggggggtgacttTACACAAGATATTGGAATGTGTTTGTGGAACTAGTGCCCATTTAGCAGAAAGAGAATTTATGAGGTCAGATAATGATGTTGGACATGAAGGCCCGGCTTGTAATCGACATTCCAGTCAGTGACAAATGTGTTAAATGGGCTTGAGGTCAGGATGCTCAGCAGAACACTGTAGTTCCTTAATACCAACCCATCTCACACTGGGCCACAAAGCCCTGTTGAAAGcatgtaattaattttatgTCATTGATTTTACACCCCAGCAATGGGAGTGGCTAAACACTTGAACTCAATTATTAGTAAGAGTGTCAAGATAGTGTATGATAACGTATTCTAAGATTTTAAATCTGAACATGaactagccgctcaggtggcgcagcggtaaagtacgctagcgcaccagagttggggtttcgaatacatcgtatagaatctcagctctgcctttccgactgggctgggcagcagcatgaacaacgattggctgttgttcagggttagagggtaagaaagtcggatcataggttctcataactggtgcaactgcggcccctgcttgctgattgatggcgcctgcacagtgctgaggaataatgctgatgggggtgtggccctccatacacagtgcccgtcaagtatatgaactcgacacgtgcaggtgaaaaaatgcagtctgtactgactgtacgtgccggagggggcgtatgtcagttgagaggcatcctcagtcagcggtgaagggtcgaatcagtatagaggacacaatcagggtaattggacacgactagattaggggggaaaaattgggggggaaaaaaatCTGAACATGAGCTGAACTTTGGACATACCTGCTCTGCAACTACAAAGCTGCACTAACATAACTTGATTATAGATGATTTTAATTAGATCAGAGGATACAGAAGGTGGCAGTGTATAGATGTAGCGTAGATTAAAAACAGCAAAGCGCAGACATGAATTGTATGCTGATTAACTCTGAAACCACTAAAATAGAGGTGTATCTGTTCCTCGACACAGATGACTAAACTTTCAGTGTGAACTGGACAGTGGTGTCTGTAGGAAAGACGCTGTAGGCTCGCCACAACGGAAGGGCCTGGTATTTCTGTCTCAATATGAAGATGCAGCTTCCTTCCTGTTTTACTGACACACAACCTCATGCTATCTAAACTGTATGTAAGCTGAAAATGCTGCTCTTTCAACAATTGATTTtgaatatatttgtatatttacagCGTCAAAGTAGTCATGAAGCTTATTTTAGAATCACTGGGGGAGGTGGAAACTCACCCAGGTCATGTTGATCCATTACGTAACACACACTAATGTATTTTGGTGGAAAAAGATTGGTGTACCTAGacaaaacccacacaaactTTAACTCTAATCAAAAATAGAACCTAGGTTGCCAGCACCAATACTCCTTACTAAAACGGTGGTAAATATGTAAGTGATACCAGTACAAAGTTGTAAATGACTTGTAAAGCATACTTCCACTTTGCCCTTAAATACCTTCCAGCCTCTTGTACCCAATAAgctttaaaatacactgatcagccataacattaaaaccacctccttgtttctacactcactgtttatcttatcagctccacttaccatatagaagcactttgtagttctacaattattgactgtagtccatctatttctctacatacctttttaacctgctttcaccctgttcttcaatggtcaggactctcccaggaccactacagagtaagtattatttaggtggtggatcattctcagcactgcagtgacaatgacatggtggtggtgtgttagtgtgtgttgtgctggtatgagtggataagacacagcagcgctgtgtccactcactgtccactctattagacactcctacctagttggtcccccTTGTAGAGTcagtaaagtcggagacgatcgctcatctattgctgctgtttgagttggtcatcttctagaccttcatcagtggtcacaggatgctgcccacagggcgctgttggctggatatctttggttggtggactatacttagtccagcagtgacagtgagatgtttattaactccagcagcactgctgtgtcttatccactcataccagcacaacacacactaacacaccaccaccatgtcagtgtcactgcagtgctgagaatgatccaccacccaaataatacctactctgtagtggtcttgggagagtcctgaccaataaagaacagggtgaaagggggctaacaaagcatgcagagaaacagatggactacagtcagtaattgtagaactacaaagtgcttctatatggtaagtggagctgataaaatggacagtgaatgtagaaacaaggaggtggttttaatgttgtggctgatcggtgtatattataaatCTTTCCTGACAACTGTTCTGCATGTTCCAGATTAGTTAgccagtgtttttgtttgtttgcttttgtttgtttttaaatgttaaagtcATGCTTAGCTGTGAGTGTTGTCTGCCTACAAGTACATGATAACATTAGCTTATTAGCTTTTTGtctgtttaatttgttttatgttttgtattgtttgttATTTTAGCTTCTTGGATTTTCATTTCTGTGAGATAAACTGTTAAATAAACCATGGAGGATACAAATGTTTGCTCTTAATGTAAGTTAAAGCTTACCTTGCAGCTTCCTGATGCTAAAATGCTAAtttgctgttgttcagggtgtcTAGTGTGTTTTTAGCAAACCATAAAATGTAATTACTTCCCCAAAATATACTGCAAATATGTTTCTAAGACACTTtgacattttgtttatttgttttattatcgGTAATACACTAGTACAGATTAGCATTTTATAATGTCAACAGAGTGCTAATTATTTTAAAGGAAGATTTTTTTCTACTGTTATGAATACTACGTATAATGCTAGTTTAAGTTATGCACTGTTTTAGCAATAGCACTATCATGTGTGATTACCAATTTACTTTCATTTGTGTTTGATTTAATTGATAGCTTTTTAaaaaggcacataaacacaaaataaacttgtacacgaagaccctcttgtggaggctttacaccttgtaaaccacagtgggaccagattgccacattttcattaattaagtatagtttgttttgtgttttgttttaatgcattgtttgtgttgcctggtcGCATTACAaatcatgaacaaaatgtgggttgcttgaaaaaaagtttgaaaaaccttgAGATAAggtatatgctttcaacttttgACATGACatggtttttttatatatatattttctttaagcattttctctccccctttttctccctttttaacacgtccaattgcccgattgcatcatgcttcatctccaccaatgcagatccctgctctgattgaggagaacgaaggtaacccacgccccctccgacacgtgggcagcatgccgtatgcatcttatcacctacactttgacgagtgcagtgcagcttagctttgtgtacggagggacacaccctaagagcacccttttctcatctctgtgcaggtgccaccaatcagccagcagagtacagtcgtaattgcaccagtcatgagagagagaccccatccggcttagtcccgcccatctgaaccacaggccaatcgttgttcatgtggccgctcagcctcagccaacaggcagagctgagattcgatacgatgtatttgagatcccagcgtgtgtttttaccgctgcgccacctgagcggcccgacATGACATGGTTTAACTCGGATGGTGTGGATGAACTCCAGAGACCTACACAGAGCCCCGTTCTTAACCTCATTTTAATTAAATCTGTTGGAATTCCAACATTCActttccaaaatcttgtgattTTAGAGGCTGTATAGAGGCTgctatggttttgaaatgggatgccaCTCAAACTCATGTTGTACAGTTAACGGTGTGTTTGTGCTCACCACAGTTGTACAGTGGTTGTTTGGGTTACCGTATCCTTCCTGTCAGTTTAAACCAGTCTGCCATATACTCCCCTGACCTCTGCTACTAACAAGTTGTTTCTACCCATATAGCTGCAACTCACTAAATGTTTGTTGTTAACACTCTTCTGTGTGAAGTCTGGAGACTGTTGAGCAGAAGATTCTGTGGATAAGCAATTTCAGACTTACTCAAAACCTGTTCTGCACCAACAATCATGTGCCTTACTCAGTCACTCAGGTCCCATTTTTTCCATCTGATGCAGTCATAAATGGAGGCTCATGACCTGTTTCAGTATGCTTTTATGCATTGTGCTGCAGCCACATGACTAAAAAAAtgcatatatttacatttacatacatatgTACACAGTTGTTCCTAATTAAGTGGCAGGCAACTGTTTAGGCGTGAACTGCACAAAGTGTTACTTACTGATTTAGATGTATTTAAATCAACCATTTGGCAAGTCAGACCTGGAAGAAATGACACTGAACATTGTAAGCATTCGCTTTATAGGCATTTGCaaacactcactttcttaaccgcttatccaattagggtcgcggggggtgctggagcctatcccagcttttcaatgggcacaaggcacacagtaacaccctggacggggcaccagtccatcacagggcagacacacatacacacacccattcacctatagggcaattcagtgtctccaattaacctgactgcatgtttttgactgtgggaggtaaccgtaGCTCCCGGAggacagacacggggagaacatgcaaacttcacacagaaaggacccggaccgccccacttggggatcgaacccaggaccttcttgctgtgttttAAATGCTATAATTCTTTCCAAATTCTTATAATTCTTATTAAATCGAGATTTACAGCTGTTTGCTGTTTGTGCTGAATAAACACAAGTATGTTTGTTTTGGCTTTTGTATAGATTTTGGTGCCTCAAGGTTCAGGGAATCTGCTCTGTTGCAGGTTTGTATTTGTAGCTGGAGAAATTCCAGAGGTCTTCAAAAGACTAATAGTGTTTTCCGCACAAACACGAGAGCCTCCAGCAGCCAGGCGGGACATTCCTGTCTGTAAAGTCCTCGCCTATTTCCTGTCCTGTGAATGGACAAAATTATTGTAGTATGCTGCCCTGCCCTTATAAGCAAGTTAGCAAGTATGTGGTTAGAGTTGTGTACATTTATTGATTTGTATGGCTGTAACTTTGAGATAAGGATTTAAGTTATGTAggcttaacatttttatttagttatgaaTACTTTACATCAGGGGTCTTCAACCTCTTTCAGCCAGTAACTATTTTAAGAGCGAAACATTTCCGCAACCCCACCACAGCCCCACTCTCTGCAGCATAGGCCTTTTATTGCAGTGACAGAGGTCATTAATGTACACGGAAGTCACTGTCAAATTTATGGAACCATTTTGAGATTAGTTGCTTGCATGTTTTGTGACCTGGTTCATTATCATTCTGAAAGTAgtgattatatttatttattcacttatttacaagtatttactggttacataagagtcatcagttcaagtctttaatgtcaaacacagtcatggacaattttgtatcttcaattcaccttactgggcggcacggtggctcagtgggtagcactgtcgtctcacagcaagaaggttctaggtttgacggggcggtccgggtcttttctgtgcggagtttgcatgctctccctgtgtctgtgtgggtttccgccgggagctccggtttcctcccacagtacaaaaacatgcagtcaggttaactggagacactgaaatgCCATATAAGTGAAtgagggtgtgtatgtgtatgtgtgtctgccctgcgatggactggagcCCTGTCCATGGtgatactgtgtgccttgcgttcactgaaaagctgggataggctccagcagccacccccccaccccccccacccccccacgacccacacagacacagggagaacagtAGCTGCGCCTACAAAGTAATGCATAAGGGAATGCCAATGTATGTCAAGAACACATAACTTACATCATTATACCACCAGCAGCCTGAACTATTGGCAAAAGGCAGATTGGTTCCATGGAGTAATGCTGTTTATGACAAATTCTGACCCTACCATATTATCTTTAATTGTCCAAGTCTGTGCCCATTGTACCATTGGATGCCTAATTGTCCCAGACTCACCATCATCCTGGCAGGGATAAAGAAGTTAAATTAATGCCATTATATTAATTTTTACTAACTTTTTATTACCATTTTACTATTGCTTTTAAACCTTTATTGACACCTAAATATACTTATAAATGAATTAAGCTTGCATGCATTGTTTTGTAGCAGTAGCTGGtttacaagttttacagtaatttGCAAATGTGTCTGCACCTCTAAAAGCCTTACTAATCTTTTAATCACTGTGGCATTAGCAGAGTACAGGCTTATGTTTTAGGTCTAAGAAACATTAcatcaaatatacacacagttacacttTATGGTCTAAATTTGTCGACACAGCCTTGTTACACAGCTTATTTGAAAAGAAATGGCGTTTACATTTGGTAGCCACTACCCCACAATAATAACAGCCTCCAATCTTCTAGGAAAGTGGATCAGCAATAAAAAGAGCAACGTCAACCTGTTTAGGATTACACGTGTTGAACCAAAACAACATCAGTTTAATTAAGTGTAAACACGGTCACAAGCATGGATGCATACTGTCTACTCAATCAGAAttatcattcatttatacatttatattttaaggaATCATTAGTCATGGTTACAGTTCCTTTGGAATCTTACCTAGAAACACTGGCAgatacaaggcagaaatacaccccgGGAAGGATGCAAATCCACActagagcagccagtccacccACTTAATATTTTTGAGAGTACTTTGTACTGGATTAAACTGAAATACTTTTAGAAAAGCTAAGCCCCCCACTTGTGTGGCACACAAGTAACATTGGTTTAAAAACAATCTACAAttatatacagacatacattaaaaccacctccttgtttctacactcactgtccattttatcagctccacttaccatttaggagaactttgtagttctacaattactgactgtagtccatctatttctctacatacttttttagccttctttcaccctgttcctcaatggtcaggacccccaccggaccaccacagagcaggtattatttaggtggtggatcattctcagcactgcagtgacactgacatggtggtggtgtgttagtgtatgttgtgcttgtacgagtggatcagacacagcagcgctgctggagtttttaaataccgtgtccactcactgtccactctattagacactcctacctagttggtccaccttgtagatgtaaagtcagagacgatcgctcatctattgctgctgtttgatttggtcattttctagaccttcatcagtggtcacaggacgctgcccatgaggtgctgctggctggatatttttggttggtggactattctcagtccagcagtgacaatgaggtgtttaaaaattccatcagcactgctgtgtcttatccactcataccagcacaacacacactaacacaccaccaccatgacaccatgtcagtgtcaccgcagtgctgagaacgacccaccacccaaataatacctgctctgtagtggtcctgggagagtcctgaccattgaagaacagctaacaaagtatgccgaaaaacagtaattgtagaactatacaaagtgctcctatatggtaagtggagctgataaaatggacagtgagtgtagaaacaaggaggtggttttaatgttatggctgatcggtgtatattgtgtgaATAATCTGTTTTATATTCAGTTGGATAaattactttaaataattttaatagagCCCGAAACATCTGAATTCACAACACATCAATATTAAGTGAAATCCAATACATATATAGTTAAATTAATATTCTAACCACATTCATATTAGTGTATACTGCATTTATAAATTATCTTCCAATAATCTATAGGAAACTAAACTGGATAAAACTTGAATAGCAATCATTTTGCAAATGCTTTCACATTAGAGAGTTGTTGTTATTTGAACAATTAGtttacaataaaacattcacATTTAACCCACTTGAATTTATTCGAATAGTCTATAAACCTTATATAACAGACACAGTCTGAAACATTATGGATTACAGATTAcaataaatactttttacaaAAGGTTTGTTATTGCACAGTCTCGTCACTGAAAATGTCCCACATACAGtgttattaaatatttgttAAAAATCGAATGCACCATTTGTTTTATACAGAATTAAACATGAATAAGATTGAATATTTCTGATATTTGTATGGacaggtatatacagtatacttaaTCAAAAATATACACTTATATTTAACTAATTAACAAATAGTAACATACTGACCCTATGTACGTGTAACCCAAAATGCTAGTTAATGCACTAAGCCTAGGATAAATACTTGATTTTACTACATACATGATAGTACTAGGCGACCTACACATAAAATGGCAGCATATATTTCAGATAATATTTAGACTTCATAGTCTAAACCAAAATATTTTTTGAAAAtctacattttgtaaaatcaccatgaaattaaaacaaaaacaaattattcTAGTATCAGTGGCATTTCACAACAGCAGGGCCTTCAAGGACTGACTCTTTATAGGGGCCCAGAATGGACCAAATGCTCCTTTTTTGGAATCAACATTCATTGTTAAACAGCAAGTCAAAACAAGTCACAATCAACTGCcctttaaatcactgtccagtCTGCTTTCCTCCTATCCtccaaaatattgacattttttACTCTAAATTGTCACTTGGTGGAagcatgtgtaaataaataaatgtgtattatGTTGTGATGTGATGATTTGGCACCATGATCAAGGTACAGTATCCTCCTTTCTTATTCCACATGTTTTATAAGCTCTAAACATTTGCTACCCTCCTTACTATAAGGCCCatactaaataaattaattcattcattaatttaaggCCACAAGAAGCAAGTACGTCTACATAGGAAGTCTTTAGGAAAATATGTCAGACCTAACTCTGTGCATAATTGAGCCATGTTCGTCCCTTTCTTCTCTTGAGTCCTCTGCAATGGATAAGAAGGTATTTCTGGACTTGGGTTTCTTCTTGTAGCCCACTGTTTGGGGCTGGAAAAGCCGGCTAATGGTGTGACTGTGCTTCTGAGTGTCTCCATCCTCTGTGTTCTTCTGCAGCTCAGGGCGTACCACCTTTGGTTCTCCAAGCATCTCTCGGACCTCTTCAGATATTCCTTTGTGAAGGTAGTGGTGTGCCTTTTTCCCAGAGTTATCCCGAATATGGCAGTTGGCACCGTACTCTTTGACCAAGATGCCTATGATATACTCTTGATGATGAATGGCAGCAATATGCAGTGGAGTATAGCCAGCAAAGGATTTGGTGTTGATGTCCACGCCTTTGCTGTCTCTTCTGGACATGTCAATGATCTTGCAGAGAATGTCACTTTTTCCACACTTGGCCGCCCAGTGCAGGGCTGTGAAGCCAGAGATGAAATCTCTTTTTTCAGCCAGATGGGCGTCTTTTAACAGGTAGCCGTATACTAAACCCCAGCGACCTGCTGCAGACGTCACCATCCATCCGTGTTCTGTGGTGTCAAGTGGGAATGTCTCACCATATTTGGGCTCATCTAAGGGTTTAGCACTCCTAAAGTGTAGAGTGTTTGGGTTTGCTGCGATGTCTGTATGAGACCTTCTCCTTAACCTGGGTGAGCTCTGAGGTCCCAGCATAGAGCCCACTGGAGCTAGGTGGACCTTGGTTGAGTTGTCGTCCGTCGATTGAGTTTTAATTTGCTCATTTTTAATCTCTGATGGAGGAGTGATAACAACAGGAATCCTCAACGGCAGTGCAAGAGGTTTGTGTTTGCCAGTCTCAGCCTTGCCAGACGAAAAAGTACCAAGTTGCTGTGATTGTACCTCTTCAGTATTTGGCTTCAATGGCACTTTAAACTGCATGGACTTTCTTGCTTTAAAACTCATGGAGTTGTGTCTTTG
Coding sequences:
- the sowahab gene encoding ankyrin repeat domain-containing protein SOWAHA — protein: MALTQESLLSALIKEGGKIKNSELLSMFKTQLNCSDPTEKKQNRDLFKTCVNNVAVVKEIEDTKYVVLKKKYQHLLEPQSDLSDQKDDGGGIDLTEVAQHPAGEDTSRSAQSESATAAEMNKSEQTPPDTETNSADYPEPSFIELALQRHNSMSFKARKSMQFKVPLKPNTEEVQSQQLGTFSSGKAETGKHKPLALPLRIPVVITPPSEIKNEQIKTQSTDDNSTKVHLAPVGSMLGPQSSPRLRRRSHTDIAANPNTLHFRSAKPLDEPKYGETFPLDTTEHGWMVTSAAGRWGLVYGYLLKDAHLAEKRDFISGFTALHWAAKCGKSDILCKIIDMSRRDSKGVDINTKSFAGYTPLHIAAIHHQEYIIGILVKEYGANCHIRDNSGKKAHHYLHKGISEEVREMLGEPKVVRPELQKNTEDGDTQKHSHTISRLFQPQTVGYKKKPKSRNTFLSIAEDSREERDEHGSIMHRVRSDIFS